From one bacterium Scap17 genomic stretch:
- a CDS encoding DJ-1/PfpI family protein, protein MASIVIIAGDFVEDYELMVPFQALQAMGHRVDVVCPDKTEGDIVKTAIHDFEGDQTYTEKPGHNFALNASFAEIAVESYDALLIPGGRAPEYLRLDERVLAMVRHFVEADKPIAAVCHGPQLLAAAMSLEGHRVSAYPACAPEVKLAGGEFVSLEVTDAVTSGKLVTAPAWPAHPEWLRQFQALLV, encoded by the coding sequence ATGGCCAGCATTGTCATCATTGCCGGGGATTTTGTAGAAGATTACGAGCTGATGGTGCCGTTCCAGGCGCTGCAGGCGATGGGACATCGCGTGGATGTCGTCTGCCCGGACAAGACGGAAGGCGATATCGTCAAGACCGCCATCCACGACTTCGAGGGCGACCAGACCTACACCGAGAAGCCGGGCCACAATTTCGCGCTCAACGCCAGCTTCGCCGAGATCGCCGTCGAGAGTTACGACGCGCTGCTGATCCCCGGTGGCCGCGCCCCCGAGTATCTGCGTCTGGATGAGCGTGTACTGGCGATGGTGCGTCACTTCGTCGAGGCCGACAAGCCCATCGCCGCCGTCTGTCATGGTCCGCAGCTCTTGGCCGCCGCCATGTCGCTGGAAGGCCATCGCGTCAGCGCCTATCCGGCCTGTGCGCCTGAGGTGAAGCTGGCGGGCGGTGAGTTCGTGTCGCTGGAAGTGACCGATGCCGTGACCTCCGGCAAGCTGGTGACTGCACCGGCCTGGCCGGCGCATCCGGAATGGCTGCGTCAGTTCCAGGCGCTGCTGGTGTGA
- a CDS encoding pyridoxal-phosphate dependent enzyme, whose translation MPTTASPSTAPFSTPAAQHAPHATQRESWHQRSLMKLAALKAATPATPLLELSLRGLGEARILIKDERAHASGSLKHRLAMSLFEQALLKDWLTPGCPVIEASSGSTAVSEAWLARRLGLQFIAVVPRGTAFYKQEAIRDEGGRVVEIEDSARLCQHAQALADDSGGHFLNQFRHAATAGDWASDTSLPGECLAQIAARELPELQAVFLGAGTGGSAASFARHLRHKRHLHQGSHLHHGSHRARVIGVDPEHSVYHACWQHHRAHGTRTTRLPAPQAANPIEGIGRPCVQEAFDPAHFDDYRRIADARSQAAALWLAEHAGLEVGPSTGTAFAGLLESLVLRRARGESLAGSWLLLACDHAERYATTLGDPAWRAAQQSRLAPQRAWIEALTV comes from the coding sequence ATGCCGACCACTGCCTCGCCCTCGACTGCGCCTTTCAGCACGCCCGCAGCACAGCACGCCCCGCACGCGACTCAGCGCGAGTCATGGCACCAACGCAGTCTCATGAAGCTTGCGGCCTTGAAGGCCGCCACCCCGGCGACCCCGCTGCTGGAACTCAGCCTGCGCGGGCTGGGTGAGGCGCGCATCCTGATCAAGGACGAGCGAGCGCATGCCAGCGGCTCGCTCAAGCATCGCCTGGCGATGTCGCTGTTCGAGCAGGCCCTGCTAAAGGATTGGCTCACACCCGGCTGTCCGGTGATCGAAGCCTCCTCGGGCTCCACGGCGGTCTCCGAGGCGTGGCTGGCACGCCGGCTGGGGCTTCAATTCATTGCCGTGGTGCCCAGGGGCACCGCCTTTTACAAGCAGGAAGCGATTCGTGACGAGGGCGGGCGCGTGGTGGAAATCGAAGACTCCGCTCGGCTTTGCCAGCATGCGCAGGCGCTTGCCGATGACAGCGGCGGTCACTTCCTCAATCAATTCCGCCATGCCGCTACTGCCGGTGACTGGGCAAGCGACACGAGCCTGCCCGGGGAGTGCCTGGCACAGATCGCCGCGCGTGAGCTGCCCGAGCTACAGGCGGTATTTCTCGGCGCCGGCACCGGCGGCAGCGCCGCCAGCTTCGCGCGCCATCTGCGCCACAAGCGTCATCTGCATCAGGGGAGCCATCTGCATCACGGGAGCCATCGTGCCCGCGTGATCGGCGTGGACCCCGAGCACTCCGTCTATCACGCCTGCTGGCAGCACCATCGTGCCCACGGCACCCGTACGACCAGACTGCCCGCCCCGCAGGCGGCCAACCCCATCGAAGGCATCGGGCGGCCCTGCGTGCAGGAGGCATTCGACCCCGCCCATTTCGATGACTACCGGCGCATCGCGGATGCGCGCAGTCAGGCGGCCGCGCTATGGCTGGCCGAGCATGCCGGGCTTGAGGTCGGCCCCTCCACCGGCACCGCCTTCGCGGGGCTGCTCGAGAGTCTGGTGCTCAGGCGCGCTCGCGGTGAATCGCTGGCCGGCAGCTGGTTGCTGCTGGCCTGTGATCACGCCGAGCGTTATGCCACCACGCTGGGCGATCCCGCATGGCGAGCCGCACAGCAATCGCGACTCGCCCCGCAGCGGGCCTGGATCGAGGCGCTGACCGTCTGA
- a CDS encoding Lrp/AsnC family transcriptional regulator: protein MARIHCEVRVMEKIVLDATDRALLRLLQRDASLSLAALAEAVHLTTSPCWKRLKRLEECGVITARVALLNAELIGMGLTAFVQLKTRDHSRAWFERFVAIVEEIEEVTEFYRMAGDYDYLLKVQVEDMNAYDRVYKRLVNTIDELSDVSARFAMERIKTTTALPL from the coding sequence ATGGCAAGAATTCATTGCGAGGTGAGGGTAATGGAGAAAATAGTGCTCGATGCCACGGACCGCGCCCTGCTGCGGCTGCTGCAGCGCGATGCCAGCCTGTCGTTGGCGGCGCTGGCGGAAGCCGTGCATCTGACCACGTCTCCTTGCTGGAAGCGCCTCAAGCGCCTGGAAGAGTGTGGCGTGATCACCGCACGGGTGGCGTTGCTGAATGCCGAGCTGATCGGCATGGGGCTGACGGCCTTCGTGCAGCTCAAGACCCGCGATCACTCGCGGGCCTGGTTCGAGCGTTTCGTGGCCATCGTCGAGGAGATCGAGGAAGTCACCGAGTTCTATCGCATGGCCGGTGACTACGACTATCTCCTCAAGGTGCAGGTCGAGGACATGAACGCCTACGATCGCGTCTACAAGCGGCTGGTCAACACCATCGACGAGCTGAGCGACGTGTCGGCCCGCTTCGCGATGGAGCGCATCAAGACGACCACCGCGCTACCGCTGTGA